The following is a genomic window from Salinibacterium sp. UTAS2018.
TGGGGAGCGGCTGATGACGAATCCTGAGCCACGGGGGTCGACATTACCGAGGGCGGCGGGGATGCGGCGGCGAGAGTAATGACAACGGTCACGATCACCGCAAATATGAGGAGCCCTACGACCGCAGCGACGACCGGACCCACTGCGACCTGTCGCTGCACGACGGGTTCGGAAGGATCAGGATTCACTCGCCCACGCTAGCAGTGTTCTGCGGAGCATTCCTTGCCCGCACAACCCCGGCAGCGATCGCGCCTTGGCCGGCGATGTACAAGCTCATGATCAGCACATCCGACTGCCACCACACCGCGCTCGGAGAGAACAGAGCCCCCGCTAATGCCGTATCCGAGGCGAGGAAGAGAACCGCGCCTGCTGCGATCAGACGCTGGGTCGCGAAGGCCGCTGCTGTGGACGCCGCCAGCACTGCTCCGTAGACCGCAAGGGGAATGAAAAAGAAGCCGAGGTCGTGGCGCAGGATTACGAGCAAGCCCACCCACCACACAATCAGCAGCGCCGTTAGCCCCGGTATCCGCCGCGATCGCACTGCCGTCAGGAAAAGCACAAGGTAAAGAGCGTGGGCGCCGAAAAACGCGGCGAGCCCGACGAGAAAGCTTGAGCTCTCCGCATCCGCGACAAAAATATCGCCGAGCCACGACAATGCCAACGCTGCGAGCAGTAGATAGTCGGGCCGCGAGAACGGCCGGCGTCTCGCGATCACGACGCCAAGAATGAGCGCGGGCATGAGCGAAAATTTGCTCGCGCTCGCCACGTCATCCCACCCTGCAGCCAAACTCACCACGTGCACAGTCGCCACCACGCAGTAGGCGATAAACCCTCGCAAAAAAGTCACGGCCACAGCCTACGGTTGCTTATGGTTCAGCGGAACAGTGTCGTCAATTACGGTCGCTGCGGCGGGCGCGGGCTCGTGCCGCGGCCACGATAAGAGTAATGACCACCCCAATCGAAGAGCCAACGGAATTGGAAACGATGTCCCGAACGTCAGATACCCGTGACGGGATGAACTGCTGCACCCACTCGATCCCCGCCGTCAGTAGAACTGCCAGGGCAAGTGCGAGCCACCATTGCCGTTTTCCTACGAGCAACACGAAAAACAATCCCACGGGCACGAACAGGCCAATATTGGCCACAAACTCGAGGTCGTTAAAAGTGAGCCATTCGGTGGCCGAGAACTGATCGAGAAATACGGCGAATTGCCACAACGGACCGTCACTTTGATCCGGGGCTTGCGGGCTCAATGTCAGCCACGCCACTAGGGCTAAGTAACTGAAAGTCGCGGCGCTTAGGTAGGGATGGCGCCGAAACATCCACCAATCGTGCCCTACCGAAGATCGGAAAGCGCTTGACGCGCTAGAAACCGACGACAAGGCCAGTCAATACAGAGACCAGAGACCACACCGAGAGGAAGGTGACGACCAACGCGGCCACCACCCACAAGAAACGTCGAAGGCTCGCAGCACGAACGTCGTGGTGAATCTGCACGAAAGCGCGCGTGAGGGTGTGGGAGGTGACGGCGGAAAGCTCCGGTTCTGGCCACGTGGCGCTCGCTTCGGCTGCCGCAGAGATCGTCGCGACTTCTTCGCCACTGAGCGTGGCAGCAGACGAGAGCAACCATTGTTCTAATTGCATCGAGGTAAGAACGTGAACGCCATCCGGAAGTGCCGGCATAGACACCTTCACAGGCTCCACCATGACGAGAACCGGCACCACGTTGACGGCTGTACGCAGCGCTGCTTCAAGCGACGCCGCAACGGCCAGAGCCGATTCGCGCGCTTCGCTGATGGCGTTACTGATGGTCTTCGCGATGACGAGTTCGTCACCGCGGATTGCTACATCATCGCCTTGGCAATTAACCACCGAGATGGCGAAGACGCCAGCGCGGCCGACGGCGAAGTGATCGAGAGACGATGCCCCCAATGGCACTCCGTGAAGGACGTCCCAGCTATCACCGAGACGATCGAGGATGGAGCCGACCAGCAGTTCACCAACCGCCCCACGGTAGCGTGCTCGGCTTTCGTCCGTCAGCGGCGAGACGCCGACGACGCGCGCGAGAAATCCACGCGGCGCACAGTGTGCTTGCGCCGCGATGACGGCGGCCATGGCTGATTGTCCAGCGATCCGGCCGCGAAGATGATTATTCTGCGGCACGCAGACCCTCCAGCTCTTCCATGCAGTGACATGCATGAAGAAATACGTTGGGCCGGAGGCTCCCCCGCCTCCGGCCCGACTCGTGGCGAAGAATCGCTCCCGAGTGAAGGTTCCTCCCCCGAGGAATAACTTCTAGATCAATACTGCCTAACCTGTGAATTCACCGAAACCCCCACTATTGGGCATACCCGAGTGGGGGTCAACTCCCTCGACCACCCCTATTCCGGAGTGGGAATACCTTCAGGGAGCCCCTGGGATGCAACGATGCCAAGCCGCTGAGTGGAGCGCGTCATCGCCACATAGAGCGCCGCAGCACCGCGGGAAATCTCGTCGACAATGCGCTGAGGTTCGACAACAACCACCGAGTCGAACTCGAGTCCCTTAGATTCGCGCGGCGTGAGCACAGCAATCGGCTTATTCAGGCCGGCAGCGCCCTCGCCCACCTCTCCGGCAAAAGTCTGCTGCAGTGCATCCACAATGCTGCTCGTGAGCGAATCGCTGACGATGACCGCGAGAGTGCCGTCGCTGGAAATCGCTCGATCGGCACCGACAACGTCGCTAACGCGAGCACCCAGTTCGTGGGTCGACACCAGCGTGACATCGACGGGCCACTCACTCTGACGAACAGCACGCGACGGTGTGATCGAGACATCGTGGGCCAGCGCCACAGCTTCGGCCACTGCCACAATTTGTGATGGCGTGCGGTAGTTGACGGTGAGCTCTTCGAGACGCCAGTGGTCGCCTACATCTGCTGCGAGCGCAGCACCCCAGCTATTCGTCGCGGCAGCCGCACTGGCCTGAGCGACATCGCCCACAATCGTGAACGACTTGAGCGGGTTGCGGCGCGCAAGCAGCCGCCACTGCATGGGCGAGAGCTCTTGCGCTTCGTCGACGACAATATGGCCGTACGTCCACGAGCGGTCTGCCGCCGCGAGATCTGCCGTGGTTGCGCGTTCGGCGCTCGCTTCAAAGCCCTCGGCGAGAGTCTCAGCATCGATCATGCCTTCAACATCCATATTGCGGATGGCGGCAGCCGCGTTTTCAACGTCACGCTTGCGCTGTTGCTTGCGCTCGCGCTCTGCTGCCGTCTGAGCCACATCGACTTCACCGAGTAACTCTGCCGCTTCGTCGAGTAGCGCAACGTCGCTCACAGTGAACGGAGCATCGCGCTCGCGACGCAGCAGGTCGCGCTCTTCGGGCGTCCAGCGGGGCGTGAGGCTGCGCAGCCAGCTGGGGCGGGCATAGAGATCGTTAATAAGCTTTTCGGGCGTCAGCGGCATCCACGCTGTGTTAAGCGCAACTTTAACGTCGTGCGCTGTGCGAATATCTTCGCGCAACCACTTCTGGTCAGCGTCATCGATCGTGTTGCCGTGGGAGCGCAACTGGTCGGCGAGCAAACGACTGATTCCGGCGATCGCAGCCTTGTTGAAGATCACGCGAGCAAGGTTATGGGGCTTGTGAGAGTCCCACGCCTTCTGCATCGCCGCACGGAGCAGGTCGGCGGGTACATCCAGAATCTCGCCGTTGATTTCCATACGCTGCGTTTCGGTCGGCACCACACGCCGCGAACGAACGGCGCGCTTGATGAGCTCTGCCATCTCGAGCGAGCCCTTGAGCCGCGCGACCACGTCGACATCTTCGCGGCGCGCATCAATTCCCGGGAACAGCTGGCCAAGACTCGCGAGGACGACGCCCGTCTCGCCGAGCGAGGGCAGCACTGCTTCGATGTAGCGCAAGAACGAGCGCGAAGGCCCGACGATGAGCACACCGGATGCCGACAGCCGTTCTCGATGCGAGTACAGCAAGAACGCGGCGCGGTGAAGCGCGACCGCCGTCTTGCCCGTTCCCGGCCCACCCTGCACGACGAGAGCACCGCGAAGCTCGGAACGGATGATGGCGTCTTGCTCCGCCTGGATCGTTGCCACGATGTCGCCCATGCGACCCGTGCGCTCGGCGGTGAGACTCGCCATGAGTGCCGCTTCGCCCTGAAGGGAAGCAGCATCAGTTTCGAGAAGTTCAGAGTCGAAGATTTCGTCGTCGATGCGAACGATGTCGCGGCCGTTACTCTGCAGGTGCCGGCGCGCTCGGGCACCGAGTGGTGTCGCGGCGGTCGCTTGATAAAACGCGCGTGCTTGAGGAACTCGCCAGTCGAGCAGCAGCGGGCGCTGGTCTTCGTCCCGCAAACCAATGCGACCGATGTACCGAACGGGGCGCTCGGGGGTGCCTTCAGAATCACTCTCGACCTCGCTTTCGGCATCCACTTCGAGTTCGAGTCGACCGAACGCTAGTCGCTCGTCAATCTCGCGCAGCTGGCCGATGCGATCTTCGTAAATGCGAGCGAAAGCGTCGCGCTCAGAGCGGTTTTGGTGAGTACCACCCGGCGCGCTCCGGCGCACGGATTCCAGCTGCTCTTGCGCAGCATTGCGCAGTCCATCCAGCCGGCGATAGAGGCCGTGGACGTACGCCCGTTCGCGTTCAAGCTCACTCGATGACATCCGGTGTCCTCTCCAAATTGCGACCTTCAATCGTACGCTCCTTTTGACTATAAATTCGCCGCTTAACTCTTGCGCTCGGCGCAACTCAGTGGCACGCTGAAGTCAGTTAAAACTCATCGCTCACCAGAGTCGCAGGCAGTGCCGCACCGGTGGGCGATGAGTCTGTTAACGGGGATAAGTCTGTTAGCGGGGCTTTCTTCTCTAGCTTGTGGTCGGCAATCCTCCGACGGCCGTGATCACCCCCGAATTGAGGCTGCTGCCGGCGGCCCCCACGCCCTACGATTGTCGGATGCTGCGTTCCATCGACTATTCCGGATTGATTTATCCGGTGAATCCCCACGACGTCGCAGCGTTCAAGTCATCCCGGCGAGACCATTTCGGATACTCGACGCTTCGCCTCATGGGCACGACCGTGCTGGTCGCCAGCGGCATCGCCTTTCTCATTCTCGTCGTGAGCGGCCCGATCCTCAGCGCTCTCGGAAGCTCGTTTCTCGCGGCGTTCGTCAATGGCGAGGGCGCCGCTGCCCTGCCCTCACTCTTCATCACGCTCGCGGTCGCGTTCGCGTTCCTCGCTGTGATTGGTGGCAGCATCTACGTCGCCATACGGAGTTGGCGCAGAAGCGGCGGTCCCTGGCAGCGGTTTTATCGCATGAACAAATTTGCGGAGGACAACGAGCTGAGCTTTACCCCGCTCGATTACGACAGCCCCTACCCCGGGCTCATTTTCTCTCAGGGCGACAGTCGCACTATTCGTCACCGCTTCACCAGTGCAGCGGGCCGAACGCTCGACTACGGCAACTATGAGTACTCCACCGGCTCAGGTAAAAGCAAAACCACGCAGAAGTGGGGATTCCTAGCGCTTGAGCTCGATCGGGCTCTCCCCCACATGGTGTTGGATGCCGCCGCCAATAATCAGCTGTTCGGTGTTAGCAATTTGCCGCAAGCGTTCGCGAAGAATCAGGTGTTGAAGCTTGAGGGGGATTTTAATTCTCACTTCACGCTCTACTGCCCCACTGCTTACGAACGTGACGCTCTCTACGTTTTCACTCCCGATCTCATGGCGTTACTGATCGACAAGGCAGCGCCCTTCGATGTCGAGGTAGTCGACAAGTGGCTTTTGGTGTACTCGCCCAAACCCTTCGACCTCATCGACCCCGCGGTTCATCGTCGACTCCTTGGGATCGCCGACACCGTAGGCACCAAGGCTCTTCGTCAGTCACGCAACTACGCTGACGACACCATCGGTGATCGAAGCGTGAACCTTGTAGCACCCCGCGGCCAGCGCCTGAGAAGTGGGATTCCGCAAGCGACTCTGATCACCGCTGCCGTGTTCGCTCTCATCTTCGGGGGCCAACTCTTGCTCAGGATGACGGGCTAACGACCAGCCCCACGGCGGCCGCTAGCGACCGCGAGCTATCGCGGTGTGCCGGTGAGAGCCTGGCGTGCTTCCACGATCGCGCCCAGCAAGACCGCTTCATCGGCGATAGCCCCGATCTGATCGCGGCCAGTAATAATGCGCTGGCGAGCGAAAGCAAGCCGGGTGGCTTCTTGGATGTACACCTTCATTACCGCCCGCTTGTTGTTGCGCGCTGCCCAAGCCAAGGCCTGACGACGACCAGCGGGCGTAGCCAACACAGCGACTTCATCCTGATTGAACCACCCCGCGTTTGCGTATTCGGCGAGACGGTCGAACGTCATCCGCGCTTCTTGACGACGCAGGTACACGACGATCACGATTGCCACAATGAACAGAGGGAACTGCACGATCGCGTAGTAACCGAAGAAGTCGTTCACGAAAAACAGCGCACCGTTCCACAGCGCATGAAGTGCGATCGCTAACGCGAGGCCCACGGCGAAAACGCCGACGGCGCGCGCATTACTGCGCGATCGTACTGCTAACCCCAGAGCGATGCCGGTGCACGCTGTGAACATCACGTGCGCGAACGGCGACATGAGACCGCGAACAAGGAACATTTGCAGGATGCTCGAGCCGCTGCCATCAAGGCTCACAAGCTCTGAACCGAAGTAGAGGATGTTTTCGGTGAAGGCGAAACCACCGGCAATCCAGGCTGCATAAACAAGCCCATCGACCGGTCCATCGAAGTGACGCCGAGCGACCCAGAAGATCACCAAAATGCCGAGTGCTTTGCCTGCCTCCTCCACGATCGGGGCTTGGATGGCGGCGGAGAAGAAGTCGTACGCCGGGCCAGGGCCACCGAGAGCGTTGATGACGTTGTCAATCTCCGCTCCGATGATGAGAGCAAGCAGCACCGCAACGCCGGCTCCCCAAAGAAACGCGAAGATCACAGCGAGTCGAGGTTCGGGCTCCCACCGGTCGATCCAGCGCACCGCAAAGAACACCACAGCAAGCGGCACGATAGCTAAGACGCCGCCGAGCGCGAAAGCATCCGTTCCGATTCCGGAGATCACGTAGACAACGACGAAGAGCAAGACGAACGACAGAGCGATAACGCCCAGGATGCCCAAGATCAGCAGCCCCGGCCCCCGTGGTTGTGGCACGTGCGGCGGCAAATGATGCTGTTGAGCATCGCGAGCGATATCAGCGGAAGCCGCGGTGGGGCTCGGTGCCGATCGCCCCGCTGCCGCCGTGTAGTCAGGAGTCACGGAAGAAGGATCGCTCGCGGTCATGACATCGAGACTAGCGTGCAGGCGCTGCGGCCCTTGTCGTTACTTGGTGCCCTCTTGCTGCTCGCGAAGGATGCTGAGCGCACGATTGACGCGATCGCCCAGGCCGGCGACACGCTTCTTTGACGATCGCTCCGCCTCCACAATCAAACTCATGAGCTCGCCGCGATACACGTCTTGAGTCGAGCGAACCGACATTGCAAGCGCGAGCGAAGCTTGAGCGGCCACGATTCCAATCGCTGCGCTCACGACGAGGGCAGCACAAGCCAGCGCAACGACGACGCCCGAGAGAGCACCCTGTGCCGTGCCGACCACGGCCGTAATAACGAACGCGATTGCGAGTACCGGCGCGATAAGCCGATGTGGCGTGCGCACGCTCAGCTGTAACGCTGCCGACACCGTGGCGGCATCCGCGGCACGATGCGCCTTGGCGGCATTATCAATAGCGGTCACTCGAGCTCGGAACTCGTCCACTTGGTCCTGGTGGATGCGCAAGCCCGCCGATTCGATGAGTTCGTCGCGTACGAGGCGGTAGCTATCGGCGGGTGGTCGCACGATCACTACCGCGATGATCGCTACGATAACGACGGCCACGACTACCGTGCCGAGAGCAAGTAGGATCGCGGCGGGCGTCTGAGCGGGTTCTGCAAAAAACAGCCGGGTGCTCCAGTCGGCAGAGATCGTGAGCGCCACGATCGCGAGTCCTGCGAGAGGAACCGTCCACGCGACGGGGTGCAGGCGCAGCCGAGTGCGAACACCGCGAGCCAGTCGCAAGTGATCGAAGCGTGCTGTCGCGTGGTCGGCGACTTGCGCTGACAAGGCAACAAGCCAGAGTGCGGCCACGATGGTAAGAGCTGTCCACGAAGATTCCACGCTGCGACTGTAGTCGCTTCCCCGCTTTCCCGACGAGACTTTGTGCCGATGCTGCGTGGAGTCACGGTGCGGTGGTGTCCGATTTCCGCTGGTCAGTACGCTGCACGAGTGGCAGAGTGAGAGCATGTTCTTCCCCGCCCTCAGCTTCGACGAGCAATACCGCGCACTCTGTTCACGAGACGCGCGTTTCGACGGGCAGTTCATTGCGGGCGTGCACTCTACGGGAATCTATTGCCGTCCCAGCTGCCCTGCCGTGGCTCCGAAACCACGCAATGTGCGCTTTTATCGCACCGCGGCCGCCGCCCACGAAGCCGGGCTCCGCGCCTGCAAACGGTGCCAACCAGATGCCGTGCCGGGGTCTCCGGAATGGAACCTCAACGATGATCTGGCTTCGCGCGCCATGCGCCTCATCGCTGACGGAGTCGTCGAGCGCGACGGCGTCGAGGGCCTCGCCACTCGACTCGGCTACACGAGCCGCCACCTCACTCGGGTGCTCACCGCGGAACTGGGAGCCGGTCCTCTCGCCCTCGCGCGTGCTCACCGCGCTCAAGCCGCCCGTACGCTGCTGGGGGCGACCGAGCTGAGTATCTCTGACGTCGCCTTCGCTGCCGGATTCTCCAGCATCCGGCAGTTCAACGACACCATTCAGGCCGTGTACGAGACCACACCGAGCCAATTGCGCACCCTCGCTCGTCGCGGAGCAGCCGCTCACCCGCACACCTCCCCCGAGCGCCCCTCAGCCCTCACGCTACGGTTGCCCACACGGGCACCATTCGACGGCGCTGGCCTCATGACATTTTTCGCGAATCACGCGGTCGCCGGCATCGAGACCGCCACCGCTACGAGCCTGGAACGCGCCATCCGCCTCCCGGGTGGGGTTGCCCAGGTGCGACTCGAACTCGGCGACCAGAGCATCACGTGTATCGCTCAGCTCGCCAGAATTTCGGATGTCGCACCGCTCGTCGCCCGCGTGCGTCGCCTCTTCGACCTCGACGCCGACTCACTCGCGATCGACGAGGCGCTCAGCGCCGACCCTGCCCTGGCTCCCTCTGTAGCGCGCGTGCCCGGAATACGGCTGCCGGGCAGCGTCGACACCGAGGAGACACTGTTCCGCACGCTCCTCGGGCAGCAGATCTCGGTCGCCGCCGCACGCACCGTGCACGCTCGGGTGGTTGCAGAGCTAGGACACGACGGACTTTTCCCGACCGCAGCAGTGCTCGCGACATCCGGAGCCGAAGTTTTGCGCGGCCCCACGGCTCGTATTGCGAGCATTCTCGGTGTTGCCGAAGCGCTTGCGTCTGGCGCGTTAGAGCTTGACGTCTCCACCCCTGTCGATGAATTCACAGCAAAGCTCGTCGCCATGCCCGGAATCGGCCCGTGGACGGCGGGCTACCTGGCGATGCGCGTGCTCGGAAGCTCCGACATCATGCTCAGCAGTGACCTCGTCGTGCGCCAAGGCGCTGGGGAGTTGGGCCTCCCCGCTACCGCGACAGCGCTCACTCAGTACTCTCGTCAGTGGGCCCCGTGGCGCAGCTACGCGTGCATGCACTTGTGGCGATCACGGCCGCTCTAGGTAGAGCAGAACACAACCTCACCGTAGGCTGGACCTATGAACGTCAGACTCTTGATCCTCGGTTTCGGTATCGCTGTCGGATACGTCGTTGGCGCGCGCGCTGGCCATGAACGTTACGACCAGATGAAGGGCAAAGCCACCGCAGTGTGGGAGAGCCCTCGTGTCACAAAGGCGCGCACTACCGCCGAAGACTACGCCCGCACGCAGGCCCCCATTCTTCGCGATAAAGCCGAAGCGGTAGCTAAAGCCACCCCCGGTTTCGTCGTCGAGAAAGCAAAAGACGTCGCCGAGAACACCCGTGAATTCGCCGAGACTGCGCGCACCACGGCGAAGGACTTGGCCGATAACGCCGAGAAATCCGCACGAGACTTTGCCGAGAGCGCCCGGGAGACGGCGAAGGGGCTCGCTGGTAACGCCAAAGAGTCGGCGAAAGAGATCGCTGATCGCGCGTCCGCCACCGCTCGCGGCGCCGTCGGCCGGGTCAGCGAGACCGCCGAAGACGTGCGAGAGAACGCGAACAAAGAACTAGCTGAGCTTCGCGAGCGCGGCGAGAGCGCCATCGACCGGGCCTTCACGACCGCGGGCAAGGCACGCGACGAAGCGCTTGCGTCGCTCGACGACGAGGATGACGACGACTTCGACGAGCGCCCGACGACGTAACGTCGCCGCCCACGGGCTCCCCGAACAACGAAACCCGGTTCCTCTCGCTGAGAGGAACCGGGTTTTTCGCGTGCGCGTTGACTACTTGTTCTCTTCTTCCAGCCAAGGAAGAGAGATTGCTGCGGTCATGGGCGAGACGCCGCTGAGCCGCTCCGGAGTCAGCACGCGGGCGACGTCTTCTTGTTTCATGAGGCCGGCTGAGACCACGAGTTGCGCGATAGACGCATTCGTCGTGAGCGCAGTATGGGCAAGGTTCGCTGCTGCTGCGTAGCCGATGTACGGGGTCAGCGCGGTAACGACGCCGACGCTCGACTCCACCTGTGCCGCGAGGCGCTCTTCGTTAGCAGTGATGCCGTCGATGCAGTTCACGCGCAGGGTGCGGCACGCATTCGTCATCCACATGACCGATTGCAGGATCGAGTGGGCAATGACGGGCTCGAAAGCGTTGAGTTGCAACTGGCCGCCTTCAGCCGCGGCGGTGACCGTGGCATCTGCACCAATAACGCTGAACGCAACCTGGTTGACGACCTCGGGGATGACCGGGTTGACCTTGCCGGGCATGATCGATGATCCCGCCTGCTTAGCCGGCAAGTTGATTTCACCAAAGCCAGCCTGTGGTCCGCTCGAGAGTAAACGGAGGTCGTTGCAGATCTTCGAGAGCTTGACCGCGGAGCGCTTGAGAACGCTACTGAGCGTCATGAAGATTCCCACGTCGCTCGTAGCCTCAATGAGGTCGAACGCCGTCTTCATCTCAATGCCGGTGGCCTCGGTGAGGTGACGGCGCACGGCTTCCGCGTAACGCGAATCGGCCGTGATACCGGTACCGATCGCGGTTGCGCCCATATTGATTTCGCTCATGAACGGCAGCACCTCAGTGAGGCGCTCATAGTCCTCTTCGAGAGTGTGGGAGAAGCCCGTGAACTCTTGCCCCAGAGTCATAGGCACGGCATCTTGCATTTGAGTACGGCCGATTTTGAGGATGTTGACGAACTCGCGCCCCTTGGCGCCAAACGATTCAGACAGCATCTGATGTTCAACGAGCAGACGCTGAACACCGAAGACCATTGCAAGCTTGATCGCCGTGGGGTACACGTCATTCGTGCTCTGGCTGCGGTTGACATCATCGATGGGATGCAAGAACGAGTACTCGCCCTTGCTGTGGCCCAAAATTTCCAGAGCACGGTTCGCGATTACTTCGTTCGCGTTCATGTTGGTGGAGGTACCAGCGCCGCCCTGAATGACGCCGACGCAGAACTCTGCGTGCAGGGCACCGTCGAGAATCTCTTGGCACGCGGTGTCGATGGCGTGGGCCTTGCGCGATTCGAGCACGCCGAGCTCAGCGTTAGCGCGCGCTGCTGCCTGCTTGATATGCGCGAGCGCACGAACGAGGTCGGGGTAAACAGAGATAGCGCGACGGGTGATCGGGAAGTTCTGCATCGCGCGAAGCGTGTGCACCCCCCAATACGCGTCTACTGGAACCTCAAGCGAACCGAGTGAATCGGATTCGATACGGGTAGCGGTGTTCTGCAAAGAGGCGTTGCTCAACTCTTTTTCTCATCTCCGTTGATTTGCGGCGCAATACACAGTCACTGTGATCACGCCTCAAGTGTACGCTCGCGCACCGGGAGACTTGAAGGAAAAGCCGTGGTTAGAAAGTCATTTCTTAACGAATGATCTATTCCTTAATAGCGTCGCGAAGCAGCGATGACAGCGCCTGCAGCTGGATGTTCGCCTCGGCCACGACATCCTCATCAGAACCGTCGAGAGCGCGCGCGGCGAGGCCAGCCTTGCTATCGATGAGTTCGGCGATTCGAGCGTCGATGGTGTGAGCGGCGATGATGCGCCAGGCCGTCACGGGGAGCTCTTGACCAATGCGGTGCACGCGGTCGATTGCCTGAGTCTGCTCCGCGTTCGTCCAACTCAACTCAGCAAGCACGACGTTGGATGCCGCCTGCAGGTTGAGCCCGACACCAGCGGCTGTGAGCGAAGCCACCACGACCGAGACCTCAGGATCGTTCGCGAACGAGTCGATTGCGTTCTGACGAGCCTTGGCGCTCTGGTCACCACGGATCGAGACCGCCTTGAGGCCGACCTTCGCGAAGTGCGCCTCGGCGGTATCCATGACATCGATGTGCTTGGCAAAGAACACAACCTTGCCTACCGAACGGGCGAGCTGCGCCGTGTAGTCCGCGGCCAGCGTTGCCTTGGCCTGACCGATACGGCGCACCATCGTGAAGACATTCTCACCGGTGGTGGCACTCTTTGACTCTTCGAGTTCGGCGTGGGCGACAACACGGATGAGGTCTTCGACAGCCACATCTGGCTTGAGCTTACGAACGCGAGTGAAGCGATCGACCAGTCGCGCGGTGAGGGCCTGCTCGGCGGCACGAATCGATCGACCGAGGTCGTTATCGAGTTCGACCGGAATGTCGGCCACACGTCGCGCAGGAATGTCGGCGGCAACGTCGACCTTTTTGCGGCGCACAATACCCATATCGATAACGGCACGACGCGCTTCGGAGAAAAAGCCGGGGTCGGCCGGAGTGAGGTCAGCATCTTCGAGTTTCGACATGAGCGGAGCGAGCGGCTTGGTACCGTCGATCCAGCCCAAGAACTGCCAGATGGCTCGGAAGTCTTCGATCGAGTTGATCAGCGGAGTTCCCGTGAGCGCCATGAGCAGCGCCTTCGGGTACGTCGCGCGGATATTCTGCGACAGGCTCAAGACGTGCTTGGACCGTTCAGATT
Proteins encoded in this region:
- a CDS encoding aspartate ammonia-lyase; protein product: MSNASLQNTATRIESDSLGSLEVPVDAYWGVHTLRAMQNFPITRRAISVYPDLVRALAHIKQAAARANAELGVLESRKAHAIDTACQEILDGALHAEFCVGVIQGGAGTSTNMNANEVIANRALEILGHSKGEYSFLHPIDDVNRSQSTNDVYPTAIKLAMVFGVQRLLVEHQMLSESFGAKGREFVNILKIGRTQMQDAVPMTLGQEFTGFSHTLEEDYERLTEVLPFMSEINMGATAIGTGITADSRYAEAVRRHLTEATGIEMKTAFDLIEATSDVGIFMTLSSVLKRSAVKLSKICNDLRLLSSGPQAGFGEINLPAKQAGSSIMPGKVNPVIPEVVNQVAFSVIGADATVTAAAEGGQLQLNAFEPVIAHSILQSVMWMTNACRTLRVNCIDGITANEERLAAQVESSVGVVTALTPYIGYAAAANLAHTALTTNASIAQLVVSAGLMKQEDVARVLTPERLSGVSPMTAAISLPWLEEENK